The Juglans regia cultivar Chandler chromosome 2, Walnut 2.0, whole genome shotgun sequence genome includes a window with the following:
- the LOC108985248 gene encoding uncharacterized protein LOC108985248 — translation MKESTETIRAEEHWPNSLRDAEDFAKKCPECQEHELIPPCTPEELTSIVSPWPFTQWGLDLIGSFPVGRGGVKFVVVAVDYFTKWVEAEALTMITARAIMRFLWKSVVCQFGIPECYITDNSRQFNCSHFQEWTILKPLKALLVPVPPCGILNGPGELNLKPDLLQVLGAASKSGDHVVHVP, via the exons ATGAAGGAATCTACGGAAACCATTCGGGCAGAAGAGCACTGGCCCAATTCCCTCCGAGATGCAGAGGACTTCGCGAAAAAATGCCCTGAGTGCCAGGAGCATGAGTTGATCCCTCCCTGTACGCCAGAAGAGTTGACTTCCATTGTCTCCCCCTGGCCCTTCACACAATGGGGACTCGACCTCATCGGCTCGTTCCCCGTGGGCAGAGGAGGAGTGAAGTTTGTAGTAGTGGCAGTCGACTACTTCACAAAATGGGTGGAGGCAGAGGCATTAACAATGATCACGGCTCGGGCCATCATGAGATTCCTATGGAAATCAGTAGTCTGCCAGTTTGGGATCCCTGAATGCTACATAACGGATAACAGCAGACAGTTCAATTGCTCCCATTTTCAGGAATGGACAA TCTTGAAACCATTGAAGGCCCTCCTTGTACCCGTACCCCCATGTGGCATCTTGAATGGCCCAGGTGAGCTGAATCTCAAACCTGATCTCCTCCAGGTTCTTGGTGCTGCTTCAAAGTCTGGAGATCATGTCGTTCATGTGCCGTAG